One genomic segment of Protaetiibacter intestinalis includes these proteins:
- a CDS encoding aldehyde dehydrogenase has product MDMMTMTQMMGSMPASSMGMDMSAMQECIEACNACSMAATMCADACTGDDMARCSSMCMNMADMADTMMRMMLRPMGHDAAVMMSMMQACVTMCQACMDECARHADMSESCRVCMMACQNMMEACQAMMARMA; this is encoded by the coding sequence ATGGACATGATGACGATGACCCAGATGATGGGATCGATGCCCGCGTCCAGCATGGGCATGGACATGTCGGCGATGCAGGAGTGCATCGAGGCGTGCAACGCGTGCTCGATGGCCGCCACGATGTGCGCCGACGCGTGCACGGGCGACGACATGGCGCGCTGCAGCTCGATGTGCATGAACATGGCCGACATGGCCGACACCATGATGCGGATGATGTTGCGCCCGATGGGGCACGACGCGGCCGTGATGATGTCGATGATGCAGGCCTGCGTGACGATGTGTCAGGCGTGCATGGACGAGTGCGCACGTCACGCCGACATGAGCGAGTCCTGCCGCGTCTGCATGATGGCCTGCCAGAACATGATGGAGGCCTGCCAGGCGATGATGGCGCGGATGGCCTGA
- a CDS encoding nuclease, translated as MDDTTRVQQEAGLAMCGEACSGAGHRVHPIQATVAASAPGKWVDALASADEHVLDLVTLDGTAVRLWHHLPLHLDAGEPVAYHPVAGVVAVRGAALNVRVLTA; from the coding sequence ATGGACGACACGACACGCGTTCAGCAGGAAGCCGGTCTCGCCATGTGCGGCGAGGCGTGCTCGGGCGCGGGGCACCGCGTGCACCCCATCCAGGCGACGGTCGCGGCGAGCGCGCCCGGCAAGTGGGTCGACGCTCTCGCGTCCGCCGACGAGCACGTGCTCGACCTCGTGACGCTCGACGGCACCGCGGTGCGCCTCTGGCACCACCTGCCGCTGCACCTGGATGCGGGCGAACCGGTCGCCTACCACCCGGTCGCGGGTGTCGTGGCGGTGCGCGGCGCGGCGCTCAACGTGCGCGTGCTGACCGCCTGA
- a CDS encoding CoA transferase, with protein sequence MAGSADAQLRERMGAALGLDVAAVNVAGRGTLESAYPVSDLAAASVAAVGAGVTALLDALGLGRPPATVRRELADAWFRAGVRPVGWIAPTPWDPIAGDYRAADGWIRLHTNAPAHRQAALRVLGVDADRESVARAVAIWHADELEADVVAEGGCAAAMRTPEEWRRHPQGAAVAAEPLVAREPTDASEAVSRWRPTVDRPLAGLYVLDLTRVLAGPVATRTLAGLGAEVLRIDPSGWDEPALAHEVTIGKRTGRLDARDPEGLGRLLRLLGQADVVVHGYRRDALERLGAGASARRAARPGLVDVSLDAYGHSGPWAARRGFDSLVQMSSGIADAGMRSAAAEVPVPLPVQALDQATGYLMAAAVLAGLRDRVVDGVGSEARLSLARTAVELEAGRGLPRATRAAVPGPEDGTLLQTGWGPVRVLPAPLELPGVRIGWDRAPRAIGSDNPTW encoded by the coding sequence ATGGCGGGTTCGGCGGACGCGCAGTTGCGCGAGCGGATGGGGGCCGCGCTCGGCCTCGACGTCGCGGCGGTGAACGTGGCGGGTCGCGGCACCCTGGAGTCCGCGTACCCGGTGTCGGATCTGGCCGCGGCATCCGTGGCCGCCGTGGGCGCCGGGGTGACGGCCCTGCTCGACGCGCTCGGGCTGGGGCGCCCGCCCGCGACGGTCCGGCGCGAGCTCGCGGATGCGTGGTTCCGGGCGGGGGTGCGGCCGGTCGGCTGGATCGCGCCGACGCCCTGGGACCCGATCGCGGGCGACTACCGCGCGGCGGACGGCTGGATCCGGCTGCACACGAACGCACCGGCCCACCGTCAGGCGGCGCTGCGCGTGCTCGGCGTCGACGCCGACCGCGAGTCGGTGGCGCGGGCGGTGGCGATCTGGCACGCCGACGAGCTCGAGGCGGATGTCGTGGCCGAGGGCGGCTGCGCGGCCGCCATGCGCACGCCCGAGGAGTGGCGCCGGCATCCGCAGGGTGCGGCGGTCGCCGCGGAACCGCTCGTCGCGCGCGAGCCGACCGACGCATCCGAGGCGGTCTCGCGTTGGCGCCCCACCGTCGACCGCCCGCTCGCGGGCCTGTACGTGCTCGACCTGACGCGCGTGCTCGCGGGCCCCGTCGCCACCCGCACGCTCGCGGGCCTCGGGGCCGAGGTGCTGCGCATCGACCCGTCGGGGTGGGACGAACCCGCCCTCGCCCACGAGGTGACGATCGGCAAGCGCACCGGCCGCCTCGACGCGCGCGACCCGGAGGGGCTCGGGAGGCTGCTGCGGCTGCTCGGGCAGGCCGACGTCGTGGTGCACGGCTACCGGCGCGACGCGCTCGAGCGGCTCGGTGCCGGCGCTTCGGCCCGGCGCGCGGCCCGCCCCGGACTCGTCGACGTGTCGCTCGACGCCTACGGGCACTCCGGGCCGTGGGCGGCGCGGCGCGGCTTCGACAGCCTCGTGCAGATGTCGTCGGGCATCGCGGATGCCGGCATGCGCTCGGCCGCGGCGGAGGTGCCGGTGCCGCTCCCGGTGCAGGCCCTCGACCAGGCGACCGGCTACCTGATGGCCGCGGCCGTGCTCGCCGGGCTGCGCGACCGCGTGGTCGACGGTGTCGGCTCCGAGGCGCGGCTGTCGCTCGCCCGCACCGCCGTCGAGCTGGAGGCCGGACGCGGGCTGCCGCGGGCGACCCGCGCCGCCGTGCCCGGCCCCGAGGACGGCACCCTGCTGCAGACGGGGTGGGGGCCGGTGCGCGTGCTGCCGGCGCCGCTCGAACTCCCCGGCGTCCGCATCGGCTGGGACCGCGCCCCCCGCGCCATCGGCAGCGACAACCCCACCTGGTGA
- the gndA gene encoding NADP-dependent phosphogluconate dehydrogenase codes for MGSNLARNLASRGGNTVAIFNRSYEKTETLVDEHPEAGFLPAKTYEEFAATLSKPRTAIIMVKAGAGTDAVIDELVRVFEPGDIIVDGGNALFTDTIRREKAVRETGINFVGAGISGGEEGALNGPSIMPGGSDESWVTLGPILKSIAAVAEGEPCVTHVGHDGAGHFVKMIHNGIEYADMQLIAEAYDLIRKGTGKTPAEIADIFAEWNRGELESYLIEITAEVLRQVDASTGAPLVDVILDQAGAKGTGAWTVQTALDLGVPVSGIAEAVFARSLSSKPAQRAAAADLPGPDETLDVSDPEAFVEDVRQALYASKIIAYSQGFDAIVAGAEQYGWDIKKGDIAAIWRGGCIIRAQFLNRITEAYAADPGLVALVTAPYFADAMARTQQAWRRVVVAAARAGIPSPAFSSSLAYYDGLRADRLPAALVQGQRDFFGAHTYKRIDRDGTFHTLWSGDRTEIEAVDTH; via the coding sequence ATGGGCTCGAACCTGGCCCGCAACCTCGCCAGTCGCGGCGGCAACACGGTCGCGATCTTCAACCGCAGCTACGAGAAGACCGAGACGCTCGTCGACGAGCATCCCGAGGCAGGGTTCCTGCCCGCGAAGACGTACGAGGAGTTCGCGGCGACCCTCTCCAAGCCCCGCACCGCGATTATCATGGTCAAGGCGGGCGCCGGCACCGACGCCGTCATCGACGAGCTCGTGCGCGTGTTCGAGCCGGGCGACATCATCGTCGACGGCGGCAACGCCCTGTTCACCGACACCATCCGCCGCGAGAAGGCGGTGCGCGAGACCGGCATCAACTTCGTCGGCGCCGGCATCTCCGGCGGCGAGGAGGGCGCCCTCAACGGCCCCTCGATCATGCCCGGCGGATCCGACGAGTCGTGGGTCACGCTCGGTCCGATCCTGAAGTCGATCGCCGCGGTCGCCGAGGGCGAGCCGTGCGTCACCCACGTCGGCCACGACGGCGCCGGCCACTTCGTGAAGATGATCCACAACGGCATCGAGTACGCCGACATGCAGCTCATCGCCGAGGCGTACGACCTCATCCGCAAGGGCACCGGCAAGACCCCGGCCGAGATCGCGGACATCTTCGCCGAGTGGAACCGCGGCGAGCTCGAGAGCTACCTCATCGAGATCACCGCCGAGGTGCTGCGTCAGGTGGACGCGTCGACCGGCGCGCCGCTCGTCGACGTCATCCTCGACCAGGCGGGCGCCAAGGGCACCGGCGCGTGGACCGTGCAGACCGCGCTCGACCTCGGGGTGCCCGTGTCGGGCATCGCGGAGGCCGTGTTCGCCCGTTCGCTGTCGTCGAAGCCCGCGCAGCGCGCGGCCGCCGCCGACCTCCCCGGGCCCGACGAGACGCTCGACGTGAGCGACCCGGAGGCCTTCGTCGAGGACGTGCGCCAGGCGCTCTACGCGTCGAAGATCATCGCCTACTCGCAGGGCTTCGACGCCATCGTCGCGGGCGCCGAGCAGTACGGCTGGGACATCAAGAAGGGCGACATCGCCGCCATCTGGCGCGGCGGCTGCATCATCCGCGCCCAGTTCCTCAACCGCATCACCGAGGCGTACGCCGCCGACCCGGGCCTCGTCGCCCTCGTCACGGCGCCCTACTTCGCGGATGCCATGGCCCGCACCCAGCAGGCCTGGCGTCGTGTCGTGGTCGCCGCGGCGCGCGCGGGCATCCCCTCGCCGGCGTTCTCCTCCTCGCTCGCCTACTACGACGGGCTGCGGGCCGACCGCCTGCCAGCCGCCCTCGTGCAGGGCCAGCGCGACTTCTTCGGCGCGCACACCTACAAGCGCATCGACCGCGACGGCACCTTCCACACCCTGTGGTCGGGCGACCGCACCGAGATCGAGGCCGTCGACACGCACTGA
- a CDS encoding sugar kinase, producing the protein MSGRLVTLGEALGVLRTPGIGTLARLDTLTVGTGGAEGNVAIGAARLGAAVTWIGRVGDDGLGQRILRELRAEGVEVRAAVDTAATGLLLKETPTPGRTRVTYHRAGSAGSRLSPADLDGLALGAHDILHLTGITPALSVSAAAAVRHAAELARAAGATVSYDVNHRAALWAPAEAVPVHRELVALADIVFAGDDEARLVLGSDSRDPEVLARGLAALGPREAVVKLGEAGAVALVDGRLLRRDAIPVPTVVDTVGAGDAFVAGYLAERLAGAPPEERLALAVATGAAACLHPGDWEGAPTRAELCTDGDPVIR; encoded by the coding sequence ATGAGCGGGCGGCTCGTGACCCTCGGCGAGGCCCTCGGGGTGCTGCGCACCCCGGGCATCGGCACCCTCGCGCGACTCGACACGCTGACCGTCGGCACCGGCGGGGCAGAAGGCAACGTCGCCATCGGCGCGGCACGACTCGGTGCCGCGGTCACCTGGATCGGACGCGTCGGCGACGACGGGCTGGGGCAGCGCATCCTGCGGGAGCTGCGCGCGGAGGGCGTCGAGGTGCGCGCCGCCGTCGACACGGCGGCGACGGGACTGCTGCTCAAGGAGACGCCCACGCCCGGGCGCACCCGCGTCACCTACCACCGCGCAGGGAGCGCAGGCAGCCGCCTCTCCCCCGCCGACCTCGACGGGCTCGCGCTCGGCGCGCACGACATCCTGCACCTGACGGGCATCACGCCCGCGCTCTCCGTCTCGGCCGCCGCCGCCGTGCGGCACGCGGCCGAGCTCGCGCGCGCGGCGGGCGCCACCGTCTCCTACGACGTCAACCACCGCGCGGCCCTGTGGGCGCCCGCGGAGGCGGTTCCCGTGCATCGCGAACTCGTCGCGCTCGCCGACATCGTGTTCGCGGGCGACGACGAGGCGCGGCTCGTGCTCGGCAGCGACAGCCGCGACCCGGAGGTGCTGGCCCGCGGGCTCGCCGCACTCGGACCCCGCGAGGCGGTCGTCAAGCTCGGCGAGGCGGGCGCCGTCGCACTCGTCGACGGGCGCCTGCTGCGCCGCGACGCGATCCCGGTGCCCACCGTCGTCGACACGGTCGGCGCGGGCGACGCGTTCGTGGCCGGCTACCTCGCCGAGCGGCTCGCGGGTGCACCGCCCGAGGAGCGCCTGGCGCTCGCCGTCGCGACCGGTGCGGCCGCGTGCCTGCACCCGGGCGACTGGGAGGGCGCCCCAACGCGGGCCGAGCTGTGCACCGACGGCGACCCCGTCATCCGCTGA
- the eda gene encoding bifunctional 4-hydroxy-2-oxoglutarate aldolase/2-dehydro-3-deoxy-phosphogluconate aldolase → MSTLERIGIVPVVVLDDPDAGPDLAAALAAGGIGCAEITLRTPAGIPAIARISAADPGFLVGAGTVLEPRQVDEVADAGARFVVSPGLDPEIVERALARGLEVLPGVATASEVQRALRLGLDRVKFFPAEVLGGRAAIEALSGPFPGMRFLPSGGVTAANAADYLATPAVFAVSGSWMVPRSDVAAGDWAAIEQLSVDTVRAAAVPR, encoded by the coding sequence ATGTCGACCCTCGAACGGATCGGCATCGTGCCGGTCGTCGTCCTCGACGACCCGGATGCCGGCCCCGACCTCGCCGCCGCGCTCGCGGCGGGCGGCATCGGCTGCGCCGAGATCACGCTGCGCACCCCCGCCGGCATCCCCGCGATCGCCCGCATCTCCGCCGCCGACCCCGGCTTCCTCGTGGGGGCCGGCACCGTGCTCGAACCTCGGCAGGTGGACGAGGTCGCCGACGCGGGCGCGAGGTTCGTCGTGAGCCCCGGACTCGACCCCGAGATCGTGGAGCGCGCCCTCGCACGCGGCCTCGAAGTGCTGCCAGGGGTCGCGACCGCGAGCGAGGTGCAGCGAGCCCTCCGCCTCGGACTCGACCGCGTCAAATTCTTCCCCGCGGAGGTGCTCGGAGGACGCGCCGCAATCGAGGCGCTCAGCGGCCCCTTCCCCGGGATGCGGTTCCTGCCGAGCGGCGGGGTCACCGCCGCCAACGCGGCCGACTACCTGGCGACGCCGGCCGTGTTCGCCGTGAGCGGCAGCTGGATGGTGCCGCGGTCGGACGTCGCGGCGGGCGACTGGGCGGCCATCGAGCAGCTCAGCGTGGACACCGTCCGCGCCGCGGCGGTGCCGCGATGA